One Streptomyces sp. L2 genomic window carries:
- a CDS encoding DUF4186 domain-containing protein, which translates to MSRSAGPPDSPGSPSPASPGSPGSPGSPGSLDERLDAIAREPFRARFHLRGRDLATARLKGAATLRWHAYDLLSVRLAPAEPRKDGRQTPYRGHPVFVAQHATATCCRGCLQRRHGIPKGRELTRAELVYAVDVICRWIEREVRAADGTGRPLARPRSVALSETP; encoded by the coding sequence ATGTCCCGTTCCGCAGGTCCCCCGGACTCCCCCGGCTCCCCCTCTCCTGCCTCCCCCGGCTCCCCCGGCTCCCCCGGCTCCCCCGGCTCCCTCGACGAGCGTCTCGACGCGATCGCGCGGGAGCCGTTCCGGGCGCGGTTCCACCTGCGCGGCCGGGACCTGGCCACCGCCCGGCTGAAGGGGGCGGCGACACTGCGGTGGCACGCGTACGACCTGCTCTCCGTGCGGCTGGCCCCGGCCGAGCCGCGCAAGGACGGCAGGCAGACGCCGTACCGCGGGCACCCGGTGTTCGTCGCCCAGCACGCCACCGCGACCTGCTGCCGCGGTTGCCTGCAGCGCCGGCACGGCATCCCGAAGGGGCGCGAGCTGACCCGGGCGGAACTGGTGTACGCCGTGGACGTGATCTGCCGCTGGATCGAGCGGGAGGTCAGGGCCGCGGACGGCACGGGCCGCCCCTTAGCGAGGCCTCGTAGCGTGGCCCTTAGTGAGACCCCTTAG
- a CDS encoding M48 family metallopeptidase, with protein MRGRVERLRGAAARRHGEKLLTRMIDAPDARAHRDAPAVLALVLALVVHAVTVALAVGGLWCLVPVRNRFDTLLGIFLLAMAAVLRPRFRRLTGRHPLFRDEAPELFALVDEIARTVGTRGVDAIAVDHKVNAGVSAFGVRGRRLLTLGLPLWETLSPRQRIALLGHELGHYANGDTRRGDLLGTAFETLEAWRYTLAPIRRPNAYEMIAKLLYLVPRLLVEGVLMALDPLPLRAAQRAEYLADRMAARVGSTEAAVGLMDRLLVARALRVALQREASAAALGGPGTARAADARADGLWDRLREYAQSIPEYEYERRRRAGARRGHSVDSTHPPTHLRRACLLAGPPQAGSVPADARRDRLIDLELATARVAMARRIVRDGLGD; from the coding sequence GTGCGGGGGCGGGTGGAGCGGCTGCGCGGGGCCGCGGCGCGCCGGCACGGCGAGAAACTGCTCACGCGGATGATCGACGCACCGGACGCGCGGGCGCACCGGGACGCCCCGGCCGTGCTGGCCCTCGTGCTCGCCCTCGTCGTCCACGCCGTCACCGTCGCCCTGGCCGTGGGCGGCCTGTGGTGTCTCGTGCCCGTCCGGAACCGCTTCGACACGCTCCTGGGGATCTTCCTGCTGGCCATGGCCGCGGTGCTCAGACCGCGGTTCCGGCGGCTGACCGGGCGGCATCCGCTGTTCCGGGACGAGGCGCCGGAGCTGTTCGCCCTCGTCGACGAGATCGCCCGGACCGTCGGCACCCGCGGGGTGGACGCGATCGCCGTGGACCACAAAGTCAACGCGGGCGTCTCCGCCTTCGGCGTGCGCGGGCGGCGCCTGCTCACCCTCGGCCTGCCCCTCTGGGAGACCCTCTCCCCGCGGCAGCGGATCGCCCTGCTCGGCCACGAACTCGGCCACTACGCCAACGGCGACACCCGGCGCGGCGACCTGCTGGGCACGGCGTTCGAGACGCTCGAAGCCTGGCGCTACACCCTCGCGCCGATCCGCCGCCCCAACGCGTACGAGATGATCGCCAAGCTGCTCTACCTGGTGCCCCGGCTGCTCGTCGAGGGCGTCCTGATGGCCCTGGACCCGCTGCCCCTGCGGGCCGCGCAGCGAGCCGAGTACCTCGCCGACCGCATGGCCGCGCGCGTCGGCTCCACCGAGGCCGCGGTGGGGCTGATGGACCGGCTGCTGGTCGCGCGGGCGCTCCGGGTGGCCCTGCAGCGCGAGGCGAGCGCCGCGGCCCTGGGCGGACCAGGGACCGCCCGCGCGGCGGACGCCCGGGCCGACGGGCTGTGGGACCGGCTCAGGGAGTACGCGCAGTCCATTCCGGAGTACGAGTACGAGCGCCGCCGGCGGGCCGGGGCCCGACGCGGGCACAGCGTGGACTCGACGCACCCGCCGACCCACCTGCGCCGGGCCTGCCTGCTCGCCGGGCCGCCCCAGGCCGGGTCCGTCCCGGCCGACGCCCGCCGGGACCGCCTGATCGACCTGGAACTGGCCACGGCCCGCGTCGCGATGGCCCGCCGCATCGTCCGCGACGGCCTCGGCGACTGA
- a CDS encoding NADP-dependent isocitrate dehydrogenase yields the protein MTDSTIIYTHTDEAPALATYSFLPVVRAYASQAGVAVETRDISLAGRIIAVFPEYLAEDQRIPDALAELGELARTPAANIIKLPNISASIPQLKAAVAELQGQGYALPDYPDDPKTDEEREIRARYDKVKGSAVNPVLREGNSDRRAPASVKNYAKTHPHRMGAWTGESKTNVATMGADDFRSTEKSAVIAEDGALRIELVGDDGTTTVLRESVPVKKDEVVDASVLRVGALREFLTAQIARAKADGVLFSVHLKATMMKVSDPIIFGHVVRAFFPKTFAKYAETFASAGLTPNDGLGGIYKGLEALPNGDEIKASFDAELAEGPALAMVDSDKGITNLHVPSDVIVDASMPAMIRTSGHMWGADGQEHDTLAVIPDSSYAGVYQAVIDDCRAHGAFDPATMGSVPNVGLMAQKAEEYGSHDKTFEIPTTGTVRLVDAGGNAVIEQAASAGDIFRACQTKDAPVRDWVKLAVTRARATGDPAVFWLDEGRAHDASLIAKVEQYLPEHDTEGLDIRVLSPVEATKLSVERIRRGENTISVTGNVLRDYLTDLFPILELGTSAKMLSVVPLMAGGGLFETGAGGSAPKHVQQLVKENYLRWDSLGEFFALVPSLEQYAEATGNTRAQVLADALDRATATFLDEDKSPTRRVGGIDNRGSHFYLSLYWAQELARQTDDAELAKAFAPLAETLAAAEATIVEELNAVQGKPAEIGGYYQPDPAKAAAVMRPSATWNEALASLS from the coding sequence GTGACTGACTCGACCATCATCTACACACACACTGACGAGGCCCCGGCCCTGGCGACGTATTCGTTCCTGCCGGTGGTCCGGGCGTACGCCTCGCAGGCGGGTGTCGCCGTCGAGACCCGCGACATCTCGCTGGCGGGCCGGATCATCGCCGTGTTCCCGGAGTACCTCGCCGAGGACCAGCGCATCCCGGACGCCCTCGCGGAGCTCGGCGAGCTGGCCAGGACGCCGGCCGCGAACATCATCAAGCTGCCGAACATCTCGGCGTCCATCCCGCAGCTGAAGGCGGCCGTCGCCGAGCTGCAGGGCCAGGGCTACGCGCTCCCGGACTACCCGGACGACCCGAAGACCGACGAGGAGCGGGAGATCCGCGCCCGCTACGACAAGGTCAAGGGCTCCGCCGTCAACCCGGTGCTGCGCGAGGGCAACTCCGACCGCCGCGCGCCCGCCTCGGTGAAGAACTACGCCAAGACGCACCCGCACCGCATGGGCGCCTGGACCGGCGAGTCGAAGACGAACGTGGCGACCATGGGCGCCGACGACTTCCGCTCCACCGAGAAGTCCGCGGTGATCGCCGAGGACGGCGCGCTGCGGATCGAGCTGGTTGGCGACGACGGCACCACGACCGTGCTGCGCGAGTCCGTGCCGGTGAAGAAGGACGAGGTCGTCGACGCCTCCGTGCTGCGTGTCGGCGCGCTGCGCGAGTTCCTCACCGCGCAGATCGCCCGCGCCAAGGCGGACGGCGTGCTGTTCTCCGTCCACCTGAAGGCGACGATGATGAAGGTCTCCGACCCGATCATCTTCGGTCACGTGGTGCGCGCCTTCTTCCCGAAGACCTTCGCGAAGTACGCCGAGACGTTCGCCTCGGCCGGCCTGACCCCGAACGACGGTCTGGGCGGTATCTACAAGGGCCTTGAGGCCCTGCCGAACGGCGACGAGATCAAGGCGTCCTTCGACGCCGAGCTCGCCGAGGGACCGGCGCTGGCCATGGTCGACTCCGACAAGGGCATCACCAACCTGCACGTGCCGTCCGACGTCATCGTCGACGCGTCCATGCCGGCGATGATCCGCACCTCCGGTCACATGTGGGGCGCGGACGGCCAGGAGCACGACACCCTCGCCGTCATCCCGGACTCCTCCTACGCGGGCGTCTACCAGGCCGTCATCGACGACTGCCGTGCCCACGGCGCGTTCGACCCCGCCACCATGGGCTCGGTGCCGAACGTCGGCCTGATGGCGCAGAAGGCCGAGGAGTACGGCAGCCACGACAAGACGTTCGAGATCCCCACCACGGGTACGGTCCGCCTGGTCGACGCCGGCGGCAACGCCGTCATCGAGCAGGCCGCGTCCGCCGGTGACATCTTCCGCGCCTGCCAGACCAAGGACGCCCCGGTCCGCGACTGGGTCAAGCTGGCCGTCACCCGCGCCCGCGCCACCGGCGACCCGGCCGTGTTCTGGCTGGACGAGGGCCGCGCCCACGACGCCAGCCTGATCGCCAAGGTCGAGCAGTACCTGCCGGAGCACGACACCGAGGGCCTGGACATCCGCGTCCTGTCCCCGGTGGAGGCGACCAAGCTGTCCGTGGAGCGCATCCGCCGCGGCGAGAACACCATCTCCGTCACCGGCAACGTGCTGCGCGACTACCTGACCGACCTGTTCCCGATCCTGGAGCTGGGCACCAGCGCCAAGATGCTGTCGGTCGTCCCGCTGATGGCGGGCGGCGGCCTCTTCGAGACCGGCGCCGGCGGCTCCGCGCCGAAGCACGTGCAGCAGCTGGTCAAGGAGAACTACCTGCGCTGGGACTCCCTCGGCGAGTTCTTCGCCCTGGTGCCCTCGCTGGAGCAGTACGCGGAGGCCACCGGCAACACCCGCGCCCAGGTCCTCGCCGACGCCCTCGACCGCGCCACGGCGACCTTCCTCGACGAGGACAAGTCCCCGACCCGTCGCGTCGGCGGCATCGACAACCGCGGCAGCCACTTCTACCTGTCCCTGTACTGGGCGCAGGAGCTGGCGCGGCAGACCGACGACGCGGAGCTGGCCAAGGCCTTCGCCCCGCTCGCCGAGACGCTGGCCGCCGCCGAGGCGACGATCGTCGAGGAGCTGAACGCCGTCCAGGGCAAGCCGGCCGAGATCGGCGGCTACTACCAGCCCGACCCGGCGAAGGCCGCCGCGGTCATGCGCCCGTCGGCCACGTGGAACGAGGCGCTGGCCTCCTTGAGCTGA